In Bacillus sp. S3, the sequence CAAGAAAATAATCTCATTTTGTATATGGATGGGGCAAGGCTTGGATCAGCGCTCTGTTCGGAAGAAAATGATCTTCAGTTAAGCGACCTCACCAAACTTGTAGATGCCTTTTATATTGGCGGCACAAAGAATGGCGCACTTATAGGCGAGGCATTAGTGATTTGCCGTGATTCACTTAAAGAAGATTTTCGCTTTCATATCAAGCAAAAAGGGGCATTACTGGCAAAAGGGAGACTTCTGGGCATACAGTTTCTTGAACTGTTTCGGGACAATTTGTACTTTGATTTGGCCGTGTATGCGAATAAGCTGGCTGGGGTGCTAAGAGACGAACTAGGGAAAGCCAATTTTACGTTTTTGACTCATTCACCATCGAATCAACTATTTCCGATTCTGCCTAATACCGTTATTGCCGAATTGCAGAGTAAATATGCTTTCCATATATGGGAACCGGTTGACACCGATCATTCTGCCATTCGTTTGGTGACCTCGTGGGCAACGAAAGAGGAGGCAGTTAAATCGTTTATTGAGGATTTAAAAAAACTAAAGGAAAAGTAGGAGCAATCACTTAGGCTGATTTAGTAGAAAACCTCCTTTGGAGTCATTTTGCATTAGGGGTGGCAAAAGTAAAATAAAGCATGATTCAATCATGAGTTTCTGGCGGTCTCCAAAGGAGACCGCTTTTATCATTTTCATATTACTAGCCCGTTTAAAACTACTGCGAACAATATGAACAAAATGATTAATAAGATTTTAATGCTGTTTATAGGTAAAATATTTTAATTTATAAAAATCTTTGTAAAATTGAGAAAACGGTTACAAGGGGGATTTAACATGTTTTCATTGAAAAAAATTTCGGCAGTTATGTGTGCTGGAGCATTGGCATTAAGTTTAGGGGCTTGCAGCAGCAAAGAAACAGCCAGCCCAGGTAAGAAGGAGGAAAAAGGGACAGGCTATCCAACTAAAGCCATTACAGTTGTTGCTCCATCTGGTGCGGGAGGCGGCTGGGATTTAACCGCACGTTCGTTTACAAAAATACTGAGCGAAACAAAACTAGTTTCACAGCCATTGACGGTTGAGAATAAACCGGGCGGGGGCGGTGCCGTATTTATGGCAGAATACGCGACCCAGCAAGCTGCAAATAACGATATGCTCTTTGTGAATTCACCACCGATTATTATTAATAACCTTAAAAAGGAAGGAAACAGTCCTTACGGTTACAAAAATACCACACCTCTCGCGCAGTTAACAAAAGACTTTGGTGCCATTGTTGTCAAGTCAGATTCCAAATATAAAGACTTGAAATCGGTATTAGAAGAAGTGAAGAAAGATCCTAGTAAACTTACATTTGCAGGTGGATCAGCACCAGGTTCCATGGACCATTTAATTTCGATTCTTCCTGCTTATAAATACGGAGTCGATCCGACAAAAATCAAATACGTTTCCTATGATGGCGGAGGGGAAGCCATTACCGCCTTACTTGGCGGCAATGCGGATGTCATTGGCACCGATGCCTCCAGCGTGAAGGAATTTTTAAAGGCTGGAAAGGTCCGTGTGC encodes:
- a CDS encoding Bug family tripartite tricarboxylate transporter substrate binding protein, yielding MFSLKKISAVMCAGALALSLGACSSKETASPGKKEEKGTGYPTKAITVVAPSGAGGGWDLTARSFTKILSETKLVSQPLTVENKPGGGGAVFMAEYATQQAANNDMLFVNSPPIIINNLKKEGNSPYGYKNTTPLAQLTKDFGAIVVKSDSKYKDLKSVLEEVKKDPSKLTFAGGSAPGSMDHLISILPAYKYGVDPTKIKYVSYDGGGEAITALLGGNADVIGTDASSVKEFLKAGKVRVLAVTSSERLAGDFKDVPTAKEQGVDAEFTIWRGVFGPEKMSKEAKAYWETAIDKLVKTDEWKKEVETQGWELEYKNSADFKTFLEEQNQQVQQLLEALGMQK
- a CDS encoding threonine aldolase family protein, producing the protein MYSFKNDYSEGAHPRILNALIESNYEQEEGYGEDRFSLKAKELIKEKIGRTDVDIHFISGGTQTNLIAISAFLRPHEAAIAASTGHILTHETGAIEATGHKVISVEAAEGKLTPVLIKSVLEAHTDEHMVKPKLVYISNSTEIGSIYNKSELQRLSDCCQENNLILYMDGARLGSALCSEENDLQLSDLTKLVDAFYIGGTKNGALIGEALVICRDSLKEDFRFHIKQKGALLAKGRLLGIQFLELFRDNLYFDLAVYANKLAGVLRDELGKANFTFLTHSPSNQLFPILPNTVIAELQSKYAFHIWEPVDTDHSAIRLVTSWATKEEAVKSFIEDLKKLKEK